In a single window of the Platichthys flesus chromosome 5, fPlaFle2.1, whole genome shotgun sequence genome:
- the pdcd4b gene encoding programmed cell death protein 4b, whose translation MAADCEAWLNANPVEPGDLSDSFLSGDEDNGRPAVSNKNGSSEINGNWLLSSSNSIQEARLKAKAKRRLRKNSSRDSGRGDSLSDNGDVVRGSSAAPTSPKSKLLDRKSRLGKGRGLPKKGGAGGKGVWGRSGEVYQLEQVDVKDPNYDEAQENCVYETVVPPLQERDFEKTVAPIVQEYFEHGDTNEVAELLAELNLGPMCSEVPSLAVTLALEAKASQRELTSRLLADLCGPVLSRGDVENSFDKLLRELPDLVLDTPGAPHLVGRFIARAVSDQILSKGYIEGYKGKVDCEYSRAALDRAAVLLKMSMDGLRIDNQWGSGGGQRPVTQLIKEMNLLLKEYVLSGDRTEAERCLRDLEVPHFHHEFVYEAVLLVLESKGEKTSKMVLQLLKSLSASSIITVDQMRRGYERIYMDIAEINIDVPRAYFILEQFVDMSLSMGVIDVKLRDLCPCRGRKRFVSEGDGGVVKLESY comes from the exons ATGGCAGCTGACTGTGAGGCCTGGCTGAACGCCAACCCCGTAG AGCCCGGCGACCTGAGTGACTCCTTTTTATCTGGTGACGAAGACAACGGCAGGCCGGCGGTCTCCAACAAAAACGGCAGCAGTGAGATCAACGGCAACTGGCTGTTGTCGTCAAGCAACAGCATCCAGGAGGCCCGGCTCAAGGCGAAGGCCAAGCGGAGGCTGAGGAAGAACTCCTCCAGGGACTCTGGCCGAGGAGACTCACTCAGCGACAATGGGGACGTGGTCCGGGGATCCTCTGCGGCTCCCACCAGCCCCAAGAGCAAGCTGCTGGACAGGAAATCCAGACTGGGAAAGGGCAGAGGTCTGCCAAAGAAAG GTGGGGCTGGAGGAAAAGGTGTCTGGGGCCGATCCGGTGAAGTTTATCAGCTGGAGCAGGTGGATGTGAAAGACCCCAATTATGACGAAGCTCAG GAAAACTGTGTGTATGAGACCGTGGTCCCTCCACTGCAAGAGAGGGACTTTGAGAAGACTGTCGCCCCCATAGTGCAGGAGTACTTTGAACATGGGGACACAAATGAAGTGGCT GAGCTACTTGCAGAACTGAACCTGGGGCCCATGTGCAGTGAGGTGCCCTCATTGGCCGTGACGCTGGCCCTGGAAGCCAAAGCCAGCCAACGGGAGCTCACCTCCAGGCTGTTGGCCGACTTATGTGGACCAGTCCTGTCACGCGGCGACGTGGAAAACTCCTTCGACAAACTTCTCCGAGAGCTGCCCGACTTGGTCCTGGACACACCTGGAGCCCCACAT TTGGTGGGACGGTTTATTGCTCGTGCTGTTAGCGACCAAATATTGTCCAAGGGCTACATTGAAGGTTACAAGGGCAAAGTTGACTGTGAATACTCAAG GGCGGCACTGGACCGGGCTGCCGTGCTGCTGAAGATGAGTATGGATGGGCTTCGCATCGACAACCAGTGGGGGTCAGGTGGGGGCCAGAGACCTGTCACACAGCTCATCAAAGAG ATGAACCTGCTGCTGAAAGAGTACGTTCTGTCTGGGGACCGTACAGAGGCTGAGAGGTGCCTGAGAGATCTGGAGGTTCCACATTTCCACCATGAGTTTGTGTATGAG GCTGTATTGCTGGTTCTGGAGTCCAAAGGAGAGAAGACTTCCAAAATGGTTCTGCAGCTCCTGAAGTCACTCTCCGCTTCCTCCATCATCACTGTGGACCAAATGAGAAGG GGCTATGAAAGAATTTACATGGACATTGCTGAAATCAACATTGATGTCCCACGTGCCTACTTCATACTGGAGCAATTTGTGGATATGAGCCTCAGTATGGGAGTCATTGATGTAAAGTTAAGAGATCTCTGTCCCTGTCG AGGCCGGAAGAGATTCGTCAGCGAGGGGGACGGTGGAGTCGTCAAACTTGAAAGCTACTGA